One window from the genome of Sphingomicrobium arenosum encodes:
- a CDS encoding HpcH/HpaI aldolase/citrate lyase family protein, whose amino-acid sequence MLFCPASRERAVAKARESGADMVILDLEDAVAEDDKASARDAAVEAVAQDWPMPVGIRANGIGHGCHAVDVAAITASMADFLVLPLVNEADSLASIAAKSDIPVAAMVETARGVVNVGAIAEVAAMLIVGTNDLAADLRLPAGRGRGSMDYALQRVVLAARARGIAAYDGVCNVIDAPEQIAHEASEAHRLGFDGKTLIHPNHIAPVRDAFAPSEADVERARRVVALADQPGGAINFEGEMVEAMHIASAKRLLERAGVGESG is encoded by the coding sequence GTGTTATTTTGTCCCGCGAGCCGCGAGCGTGCGGTCGCCAAGGCACGGGAAAGCGGCGCCGACATGGTGATCCTCGATCTCGAGGATGCGGTGGCTGAAGACGACAAGGCTAGCGCCCGCGATGCGGCAGTCGAGGCGGTGGCACAGGACTGGCCCATGCCGGTCGGCATCCGCGCCAATGGCATCGGTCATGGCTGCCATGCCGTCGATGTTGCCGCGATCACCGCAAGCATGGCCGATTTCCTCGTCCTGCCGCTGGTCAACGAGGCCGACAGCCTCGCCAGCATCGCGGCCAAGAGCGACATTCCGGTGGCGGCGATGGTCGAAACGGCCCGCGGCGTGGTGAATGTCGGCGCGATCGCCGAAGTGGCGGCGATGCTCATCGTCGGCACCAACGACCTGGCCGCCGACCTGCGCCTGCCCGCCGGTCGCGGGCGCGGTTCGATGGATTATGCGCTGCAGCGGGTGGTGCTCGCGGCGCGGGCGAGGGGGATCGCGGCCTATGATGGCGTGTGCAACGTCATCGACGCACCCGAACAGATTGCGCATGAGGCGAGCGAGGCGCATCGCCTCGGCTTCGACGGCAAGACCCTGATCCACCCCAATCATATCGCGCCGGTTCGCGACGCCTTCGCACCGTCCGAGGCCGATGTGGAGCGGGCACGCCGGGTCGTGGCGCTCGCCGACCAGCCCGGCGGGGCGATCAATTTCGAGGGTGAGATGGTCGAGGCCATGCATATCGCCTCGGCCAAGCGACTGCTGGAACGCGCGGGGGTTGGCGAATCGGGCTGA
- a CDS encoding SPFH domain-containing protein, whose protein sequence is MEIIVGVLAFFVFLYFAAAIKIVRQGYRYTIEHFGRFTRTATPGFNFVPPVFYRVGHKINMMEQVVDIPGQEIITRDNAMVSVDGVVFFQVLDASKAAYEVSDLYSSLMALSTTNLRTVMGSMDLDETLSKRDEINARLLSVVDQATEAWGVKITRVEIKDIRPPADIVNAMTRQMKAEREKRAAILEAEGERQSEILRAEGEKQSQILEAEGQREAAYAEAEARVRLAEAEAKATQVVSDAISSGDKQAINYFIAQKYVDAIGKFATSPNAKTILFPVEATNLIGSLGGIAELSKEVLGKDGDVAARISGSAGGTGLPKADRD, encoded by the coding sequence ATGGAAATCATCGTCGGCGTGCTCGCCTTCTTCGTATTTCTCTACTTCGCCGCGGCGATCAAGATCGTGCGCCAGGGCTATCGCTATACGATCGAGCATTTCGGTCGGTTCACCCGCACCGCCACTCCCGGCTTCAATTTCGTCCCGCCCGTCTTCTATCGCGTCGGCCACAAGATCAACATGATGGAGCAGGTCGTCGATATTCCCGGCCAGGAAATCATCACCCGCGACAATGCGATGGTGAGCGTCGACGGCGTCGTCTTCTTCCAGGTGCTCGATGCCTCCAAGGCGGCCTATGAGGTCAGCGACCTCTATTCCTCGCTGATGGCGCTTTCGACCACTAACCTTCGCACCGTGATGGGCTCGATGGACTTGGACGAGACGCTGTCCAAGCGTGACGAGATCAACGCGCGCCTCCTCAGCGTCGTCGACCAGGCGACCGAGGCATGGGGCGTCAAGATCACCCGCGTCGAGATCAAGGACATCCGCCCGCCCGCCGACATCGTCAACGCGATGACGCGCCAGATGAAGGCCGAACGTGAGAAGCGCGCCGCCATCCTCGAGGCCGAGGGCGAGCGCCAGTCCGAGATCCTGCGCGCCGAGGGCGAGAAGCAGTCGCAGATCCTCGAGGCCGAGGGTCAGCGCGAAGCGGCCTATGCCGAGGCCGAGGCCCGCGTGCGTCTCGCCGAGGCCGAGGCGAAAGCCACGCAGGTCGTCTCGGACGCCATCTCCTCGGGCGACAAGCAGGCGATCAACTACTTCATCGCGCAGAAGTATGTCGACGCGATCGGCAAGTTCGCGACCTCGCCCAATGCCAAGACCATCCTCTTCCCGGTCGAGGCGACCAACCTCATCGGCTCCTTGGGCGGCATCGCCGAACTGTCGAAGGAAGTGCTCGGCAAGGACGGCGACGTCGCCGCGCGCATCTCGGGCAGCGCGGGTGGCACCGGCCTGCCCAAGGCGGACCGCGACTGA